Proteins co-encoded in one Balearica regulorum gibbericeps isolate bBalReg1 chromosome 16, bBalReg1.pri, whole genome shotgun sequence genomic window:
- the RGS19 gene encoding regulator of G-protein signaling 19 isoform X2, whose amino-acid sequence MNEDRERAWRASRETKLETIPNCEACTKPTPEEVRGWAQSFDKLMKSPAGRNVFREFLRTEYSEENMLFWLACEELKNECNKHTIDEKARMIYEDYISILSPKEVSLDSRVREVINRKMQEPSSHTFDDAQLQIYTLMHRDSYPRFLNSAIYKSLLQSVSRSSSES is encoded by the exons AACGAGGACCGGGAGCGAGCGTGGAGGGCGTCCCGGGAGACCAAACTGGAGACCATCCCAAACTGTGAAGCGTG CACCAAACCCACGCCGGAGGAGGTGCGGGGCTGGGCACAGTCCTTCGACAAGCTGATGAAGAGCCCGGCGGGTCGCAATGTCTTCCGGGAGTTCTTGCGGACTGAGTACAGCGAGGAGAACATGCTCTTCTGGCTAGCGTGCGAGGAGCTCAAAAACGAGTGCAACAAGCATACCATCGACGAGAAGGCCAGGATGATCTACGAGGACTACATCTCCATCCTCTCGCCCAAAGAG GTGAGCCTGGACTCGCGGGTGCGGGAGGTCATCAACCGGAAGATGCAGGAGCCGTCCTCGCACACCTTCGATGACGCGCAGCTCCAGATCTACACGCTCATGCACAGAGACTCCTACCCTCGCTTCCTGAACTCTGCCATATACAAATCGCTGCTCCAGAGCGTCTCCCGCTCCTCCTCGGAGTCCTAA
- the TCEA2 gene encoding transcription elongation factor A protein 2 isoform X1, whose amino-acid sequence MGGEEEIVRIARRLDKMVAKKSADGAMDLLKELKSMPMTLDLLQSTRIGMSVNALRKQSTDEEVISLAKSLIKSWKKLLDASEEKSEEKKKSLSLPTSSSKDTGNSRDQSSNKRQEPPKTPTTPKITTFPPAPVTCDAVRNKCREMLTAALQADDDYVAIGADCEHIAAQIEECIYQDVKNTDMKYKNRVRSRISNLKDSKNPELKKNVLCGVITPEQIAVMTSEEMASNELKEIRKAMTKEAIREHQMAKTGGTQTDLFTCGKCKKKNCTYTQVQTRSSDEPMTTFVVCNECGNRWKVAHQGYYWH is encoded by the exons AtgggcggggaggaggagatCGTGCGCATCGCCAGGCGGCTGGACAAGATGGTGGCCAAGAAGAGCGCG gaTGGTGCAATGGATTtactgaaagaactgaaaagtaTGCCTATGACTTTGGACTTACTGCAG TCCACCCGCATTGGGATGTCGGTAAACGCACTGAGAAAGCAGAGCACAGATGAAGAAGTCATATCACTTGCCAAATCCCTCATCAAATCTTGGAAAAAACTTCTAG AtgcttctgaggaaaaaagtgaggagaaaaagaaaagcctgtccTTGCCAACATCTTCCTCAAAGGACACTGGTAACTCAAGAGACCAAAG CTCCAACAAAAGGCAGGAGCCTCCAAAGACTCCGACCACCCCCAAAATCACCACCTTCCCTCCGGCACCTGTCACCTGTGATGCTGTCCGCaacaaatgcagagaaatgctgACAGCAGCTCTACAGGCTGATG ACGACTATGTTGCCATTGGTGCCGACTGTGAGCACATAGCAGCCCAGATTGAAGAAT GCATATACCAGGATGTCAAGAACACGGACATGAAATACAAAAACCGAGTGAGGAGCCGTATCTCGAATCTGAAGGATTCCAAAAATCCTGAGCTGAAAAAGAATGTGCTGTGTGGGGTGATTACCCCTGAGCAGATCGCGGTGATGACCTCGGAG gaaatggcCAGTAATGAGCTGAAAGAGATCAGGAAAGCCATGACGAAAGAAGCAATTCGGGAGCATCAGATGGCCAAGACAGGAGGGACGCAGACTGACCTCTTCACCTGTGGGAAATGCAAGAAGAAGAACTGCACCTACACCCAG GTGCAGACCCGCAGCTCCGATGAGCCCATGACCACCTTCGTCGTGTGCAACGAGTGTGGGAATCGCTGGAAGGTAGCACACCAAGGATATTACTGGCACTGA
- the TCEA2 gene encoding transcription elongation factor A protein 2 isoform X2 encodes MGGEEEIVRIARRLDKMVAKKSADGAMDLLKELKSMPMTLDLLQSTRIGMSVNALRKQSTDEEVISLAKSLIKSWKKLLDASEEKSEEKKKSLSLPTSSSKDTGNSRDQSSNKRQEPPKTPTTPKITTFPPAPVTCDAVRNKCREMLTAALQADDDYVAIGADCEHIAAQIEECIYQDVKNTDMKYKNRVRSRISNLKDSKNPELKKNVLCGVITPEQIAVMTSEEMASNELKEIRKAMTKEAIREHQMAKTGGTQTDLFTCGKCKKKNCTYTQVQTRSSDEPMTTFVVCNECGNRWKFC; translated from the exons AtgggcggggaggaggagatCGTGCGCATCGCCAGGCGGCTGGACAAGATGGTGGCCAAGAAGAGCGCG gaTGGTGCAATGGATTtactgaaagaactgaaaagtaTGCCTATGACTTTGGACTTACTGCAG TCCACCCGCATTGGGATGTCGGTAAACGCACTGAGAAAGCAGAGCACAGATGAAGAAGTCATATCACTTGCCAAATCCCTCATCAAATCTTGGAAAAAACTTCTAG AtgcttctgaggaaaaaagtgaggagaaaaagaaaagcctgtccTTGCCAACATCTTCCTCAAAGGACACTGGTAACTCAAGAGACCAAAG CTCCAACAAAAGGCAGGAGCCTCCAAAGACTCCGACCACCCCCAAAATCACCACCTTCCCTCCGGCACCTGTCACCTGTGATGCTGTCCGCaacaaatgcagagaaatgctgACAGCAGCTCTACAGGCTGATG ACGACTATGTTGCCATTGGTGCCGACTGTGAGCACATAGCAGCCCAGATTGAAGAAT GCATATACCAGGATGTCAAGAACACGGACATGAAATACAAAAACCGAGTGAGGAGCCGTATCTCGAATCTGAAGGATTCCAAAAATCCTGAGCTGAAAAAGAATGTGCTGTGTGGGGTGATTACCCCTGAGCAGATCGCGGTGATGACCTCGGAG gaaatggcCAGTAATGAGCTGAAAGAGATCAGGAAAGCCATGACGAAAGAAGCAATTCGGGAGCATCAGATGGCCAAGACAGGAGGGACGCAGACTGACCTCTTCACCTGTGGGAAATGCAAGAAGAAGAACTGCACCTACACCCAG GTGCAGACCCGCAGCTCCGATGAGCCCATGACCACCTTCGTCGTGTGCAACGAGTGTGGGAATCGCTGGAAG TTCTGCTGA